The following proteins are co-located in the Desulfobacterales bacterium genome:
- a CDS encoding ATP-binding protein: MRPRFPRRTASSSPRNPIIRYTVIPLLIVGGGISILFLQKAVKRRTKSLNNLKDDLEAQVAQRTAELREKVEKLNNSQQAMLYMVEDLNQMTAELKEERRNLELANQELEAFAYSVSHDLRAPLRAIDGYARFLLEDYAQQLDNEGRRFIDTIRQNAVRMDKLISDLLSLSRISRAEMNFSPVDMRAIVESVYQELASESEKTAFDIHIDRLPQVACDITLIKQVWRNLIGNALKYSAKSNIKKIEIEAQQKDREVIFCITDYGAGFDERYAHKLFSVFQRLHKDDEFEGTGVGLAIVQRIIHRHGGRVWARGKIDHGAAFFFTLPRQ; this comes from the coding sequence TTGAGGCCCCGGTTTCCCCGCAGGACCGCATCGTCATCGCCTCGGAACCCGATTATCCGCTACACTGTTATCCCGCTTTTGATTGTCGGCGGCGGCATCTCCATCCTGTTTCTCCAGAAGGCGGTCAAAAGGCGCACCAAAAGCTTGAACAATCTGAAGGATGACCTCGAAGCCCAGGTGGCCCAGCGAACCGCGGAGCTCCGGGAAAAAGTGGAAAAATTAAACAACAGCCAGCAGGCCATGCTCTATATGGTGGAAGACCTCAATCAAATGACCGCCGAGTTAAAAGAGGAACGCCGCAATCTGGAACTGGCCAACCAGGAACTGGAAGCATTTGCGTATTCGGTCTCCCACGATTTGCGGGCCCCGCTTAGGGCCATTGACGGCTATGCCCGGTTCCTGCTGGAAGATTACGCACAACAGCTTGATAATGAAGGCAGGCGCTTTATCGACACCATCCGGCAGAATGCCGTCCGCATGGATAAACTGATTTCCGATCTGCTGAGTCTTTCCCGGATTTCAAGAGCTGAAATGAATTTTTCCCCAGTTGACATGCGGGCCATTGTCGAATCCGTGTACCAGGAATTGGCAAGTGAATCTGAGAAAACTGCATTTGATATCCATATCGATCGCTTGCCGCAAGTCGCATGTGATATTACATTGATTAAGCAGGTCTGGCGCAATTTAATCGGCAATGCCTTGAAATACAGCGCCAAATCGAATATCAAAAAAATCGAAATTGAGGCTCAGCAAAAGGATAGAGAGGTGATCTTTTGCATAACCGATTATGGCGCCGGATTTGATGAGCGATATGCGCACAAACTGTTCAGCGTGTTTCAACGGCTGCACAAGGATGATGAATTCGAAGGCACCGGGGTGGGGCTGGCCATTGTTCAGCGGATTATCCACCGCCACGGCGGCCGGGTTTGGGCCCGCGGAAAAATCGATCACGGGGCGGCGTTTTTCTTTACACTGCCCCGGCAGTGA
- a CDS encoding DUF4388 domain-containing protein, which produces MSLTGNLETFELSALLRMLAYEQRTGRLVIKSETNTVQVFLHDGDIVFATETRKNNRLGELMKENGLISQQVLDECLTLSLKKKERLGKTLVEQGYLSLERLNAFLLKQAENTVYNVLLWGTGKFEYMDAPLNLKGAIEYKLDTMNILLDASRRIEEMGILKKQIPSDAAIPKISGQTGGRGEIKLKADEWRILSLLNGQATVRQIFDKSGFDDFTAYQILNSLISSGRVKVRQPRTLAELEEAVIRQIQGIDAGQFRWAMDNMGLKRSSLLRIALSRIFREAVNENPIRAVAEKEAAKINQSKEEKMALNEIREENQVPYMKDIIELLWQAFNQAG; this is translated from the coding sequence ATGTCGCTAACCGGCAACCTGGAAACATTCGAGCTGAGCGCACTTTTGCGAATGCTGGCATACGAGCAGCGCACCGGCAGACTGGTTATTAAATCCGAGACCAATACGGTCCAGGTCTTTCTTCATGACGGGGATATTGTGTTTGCCACGGAAACCCGAAAAAATAACCGCCTGGGCGAGCTTATGAAAGAAAACGGCCTGATCTCGCAGCAAGTGCTGGATGAGTGTTTGACGCTTAGTTTAAAAAAGAAGGAACGGCTTGGCAAAACGCTCGTGGAGCAGGGCTACCTCTCCCTGGAGCGGCTCAATGCCTTTCTTCTAAAGCAGGCCGAAAACACGGTATATAATGTTTTGTTGTGGGGTACCGGTAAATTTGAATATATGGACGCCCCGCTCAACCTGAAGGGAGCCATCGAGTATAAACTGGATACCATGAATATTCTGCTTGATGCCTCCCGCCGGATCGAAGAAATGGGGATTTTAAAGAAACAGATACCGAGCGACGCGGCGATCCCTAAAATTTCCGGCCAAACAGGCGGCAGGGGCGAAATTAAACTTAAAGCGGATGAATGGCGTATTTTGTCACTGCTCAACGGCCAGGCAACGGTACGGCAAATTTTTGACAAAAGCGGATTCGACGATTTTACCGCATACCAGATATTAAATTCCCTGATTTCCTCCGGAAGGGTTAAAGTTCGCCAGCCAAGAACATTGGCTGAGCTGGAAGAAGCCGTGATTAGACAAATTCAGGGCATAGACGCAGGACAATTCCGATGGGCAATGGATAATATGGGGCTCAAACGATCCAGCCTGCTTCGGATCGCGCTCTCCCGAATTTTCCGGGAGGCGGTCAATGAAAATCCAATTCGGGCTGTGGCTGAAAAAGAAGCAGCCAAAATCAATCAATCCAAAGAAGAAAAAATGGCATTAAATGAAATCCGGGAAGAAAACCAGGTGCCGTATATGAAAGATATCATCGAACTGTTATGGCAGGCCTTCAATCAAGCGGGTTAA
- a CDS encoding response regulator: protein MPAGHTKTGNVSFDKDYCADHAGFVPGDFTLLAVSDDGCGMDLETRDKIFEPFYTTKGLGEGTGLGLSTVYGIVKQNNGFINVYSEPEKGATFRIYLPRHAGESGALETESAVKTPPHGSETVLIVEDETPVLNLAKTMLEKLGYTVLDAATPEQAMKKAREHGDSIHLLITDVVMPEMNGRAQAEQLQALYPELKVLFMSGYTANFIAHRGVLAAGVHFIQKPFAKIDLAVKVRKALAD from the coding sequence ATGCCCGCGGGCCATACGAAAACCGGCAATGTCAGTTTTGACAAAGACTACTGCGCCGATCACGCGGGATTTGTGCCGGGCGACTTTACCCTTCTGGCGGTCAGTGATGACGGTTGCGGCATGGATTTGGAAACCCGGGATAAAATATTTGAACCGTTTTACACGACCAAGGGTTTGGGTGAAGGCACCGGCCTGGGCCTTTCCACGGTATATGGCATTGTCAAGCAGAACAATGGATTCATTAACGTCTACAGTGAGCCGGAAAAAGGCGCCACCTTCCGGATTTATCTGCCCCGCCATGCAGGCGAGTCAGGCGCGCTTGAAACGGAATCCGCGGTTAAAACCCCGCCGCACGGCAGCGAGACCGTGCTGATCGTTGAGGACGAAACGCCGGTGCTAAATCTTGCCAAGACCATGCTTGAAAAACTGGGCTATACCGTTCTGGATGCGGCCACGCCGGAGCAGGCCATGAAAAAGGCCCGGGAACATGGCGACAGCATTCATCTCCTGATCACCGATGTTGTCATGCCGGAAATGAACGGCCGGGCGCAGGCTGAGCAACTGCAAGCCCTGTATCCGGAGTTAAAGGTATTGTTCATGTCCGGTTATACGGCCAACTTCATCGCCCACCGGGGCGTGCTGGCTGCGGGCGTGCATTTCATTCAAAAGCCGTTTGCCAAAATCGACCTGGCGGTCAAGGTGCGCAAGGCCCTGGCGGATTGA
- a CDS encoding PocR ligand-binding domain-containing protein: protein MAGGFSAGHKKGQAVDVACHGGIRLYAVPIRAGGAVVGAINFGYGDPPTDEETLQALAEKYRLSVEDLRKQAQTYQSRPRFIIDYAKERIQKAALYLGYIIERKQAEDELRRLKAHLETEVAEKTRELKERVAELERFRDATIEREFRIKELRDEIARLKAGTS, encoded by the coding sequence CTGGCAGGAGGCTTCTCTGCCGGCCATAAAAAGGGGCAAGCGGTGGACGTGGCCTGCCACGGAGGAATCCGGTTATATGCGGTACCCATTCGGGCCGGCGGCGCAGTTGTGGGGGCCATCAACTTTGGCTACGGCGACCCGCCCACCGATGAAGAGACGCTGCAGGCGCTTGCCGAAAAATACCGCCTTTCCGTCGAAGATTTGCGCAAACAGGCCCAGACCTACCAATCCCGGCCCCGATTTATTATCGATTATGCCAAGGAGCGCATTCAAAAAGCGGCTTTGTATCTGGGCTACATCATTGAGCGCAAGCAGGCCGAGGACGAACTCCGCCGGCTAAAAGCGCATCTCGAAACCGAAGTGGCAGAAAAAACAAGGGAGCTCAAAGAACGGGTGGCCGAGCTGGAGCGCTTCCGCGATGCCACCATTGAACGGGAGTTCCGGATAAAAGAACTGCGCGATGAGATCGCGCGTTTGAAAGCCGGCACTTCGTGA
- a CDS encoding PilZ domain-containing protein: MTNQWEKQRKYKRVFFSRQQGLTALFALPGIQSTIPVKIMDLSLGGMGCVLIRHPNLTFKEGDHLTLIELHDLERRRIPADIAVEIRWVIDMERFQSIGLGCRFSDTPPELEKSLQSFIEQGPSADEIKPQTTDSKDFVKKKIAG, encoded by the coding sequence ATGACCAACCAATGGGAAAAGCAGCGCAAATATAAACGGGTATTTTTTTCCAGGCAGCAAGGGCTTACCGCATTGTTTGCCCTGCCCGGTATCCAAAGCACCATTCCGGTTAAAATAATGGATTTAAGCCTGGGCGGCATGGGCTGTGTTTTAATCCGGCATCCCAACCTGACGTTTAAGGAAGGCGATCACCTGACGCTGATTGAATTGCATGACCTTGAAAGACGGCGCATTCCAGCCGATATTGCGGTTGAAATCCGCTGGGTGATCGATATGGAGAGATTTCAAAGCATCGGCCTCGGCTGCCGATTTTCCGATACGCCGCCGGAACTGGAAAAGAGCCTGCAGTCCTTTATTGAACAAGGCCCATCCGCGGATGAGATCAAGCCGCAAACCACGGATTCCAAGGATTTTGTCAAAAAAAAAATCGCCGGATGA